The region GCTCTATTAAATATGGTAGTCCTCCAACATTAGTAGATACTATTGGTAAACCTAAAGCCATAGCTTCAATAACACTAACAGGTGTGTTATCAAAATTTGTAGTATTAATAAACACTGAGTAGTTAGTTGATAATGCTACCCATTCTTTTTTGGTTAGCTTTCCTGTAAAAGTCACATCAATACCTAATTGGTCTGCATATGCTTTGGTGGTTTTCAAGCTCCCATCATTATCTGGTCCGACCATACATAGTGTCGCTTTTGGGTATATTTTTTTTAATTGAAATAAAATAGTTACAGCAAGCTTAGGATTGTATAGGTTAGAAAAGGATCGAACCCAAAGCAAATCAACCTTATCCATAGATCGCTCAGTAAATGAATAATTATTAATAGAAATACTATTAGGAATTACTGACACATTGAAATATCCAAATGTTTCAAATTCAGATTTAATAAAATCAGAGGGTGAAATATTTATATAAGATTTATTAAATATCGAAGCGCTGAGTTTAGGATTATTTTTTAAACGCTTTGGTAAATTACCTCCATGTAATATTGGTATGTACTTTAAGTTTAACCATTGACACAATTTGCTAACTGCATATGCATAAAAAAAATTTAAGGTGCTGTAGGTATCAATTAAAACATAGTCTGTCGTTTTTCTCTTTTGAAAAACCGTCCATAACATATCCAGAAATCTCAAAATAATATTTGAATAGCTTGATGCATATGTAACCTCAAAACCTGCTGCCTCAAGCCCTTTTCCAAGGGTGTCAATAGTTGTAGCAGTTTTACCTTTTTTTGATAACTTGTTGCCTATGTAAACTAAGTGCTTCAAATAGTTATAATTTATACAAACTTATACTTCCTTCTGTATGTATTAGTGTTGCTGGTACATTTTTATTTCTAGTCACATAATAATCTACATTAAACTGTTTTAAATAATCTATTATTGCTTTCATATTGTTTAGACTATTAATGGTCTCTTGTCGTTTTTGCCATTCAATAAACTGCTGTGGATTGCCTTCTATTAACATCGAAGCCCCTTTTCCATCAAATATAACTGATCGTTTTGTGGCTCCTCTGTAAATATAGCTAGCACATAAAACATCAGATTGATTGGTGTTTTTATTGATGTATTTGGACATTCTATCTATAGCTAACTCAGTATCTTTTTCTGTAGAAAATACGCTTAAATTATGTGGCAAAATAGTTTTAGAGATATCTTCTCCAAAAAACGGAACCTTATTAAACCACAAGCTTTGACTAAATACCAATAGTACTAAATAAGTACCTACAACGTAAGGTGCGTATTTTAATCTGTTTTTATTGGCATTAATAATTCTTTCAAAAATAAAAGCCCAAGCAAAATACGCTGGAATGACTGCTACTTTTTGCACTCGGATTAACTGAAAGGATAATCTTAAATTAAGTCCAAAAAGTTTGTTTATTAATTGCTCTACTGGTACACTAATGGTAGGAATTAGTATAAGAATAACGGTTAACAACACTAATAATTTCGCTTTTTTATGCTGATCTTGATTTTTAAAAGAGAGTATAAAAAATAATATTAATGGTATAATAAAAAACAAGGTTTTTAGCTGTAGCCACTGTCTTAAAAACTGAAACGGTTGACTAAAGTAATCTGGAATCCTAGTGTGAAAGGCTTTTTCAAATGCATCAAGATTATAAGTGACTTCTGAAGATGTTTTTCCAAAATAAGTTAATACAAATGGCAACATTCCCAAAGCAATAGCAGCAAGTATTAAAACAAATTGACGTAATGTTACACGTGCTTTATTTTTAAAATATATTTGATTTAAGACTATAAATGAAAGAAATAATAATACGCCTCCAAGTCCTGTAATGGGATGAAAATTAAAAATTAACCCAATTAAAAAACTGGCAATTAATACTTTATAAAAAGGTTTTGAAAAGATTAAAAAAGGTAAGGGTAATAGACTAATATAAACTGTTCTTGGCATGATAGTCCATAAGTCTGAAATACCCCAAATCTCCAAGCCTGGAAGCCAAATAATACCTCTAATTAGTATTGATACAAGTAATGCCACCCAAAAATTACTGACGAATCTAAACAGTAAGAAAAACCATAATATTCCAAAACTTAAATGGCAAATAAAACCTAAAACATTAACCGCTTGTATGTAATTGTAATTGGTAAATGTTGCCATAAAACGCAACGTTTGCACATAAAATGGCGTGTAATATTTAACATTTTCAATGTTATCCAAATATAAATCCTCTTGAAATAATGCTGGATTGTCAAATTTTTGAGCAACAGGAATTATATTTTGTATATCAGATGAGAGTTCACTATAATTAGCATCTAGGTTATCTATATAATAAGCAACAGCAATAACTAAATTAAATACAATTATTACAAGTAATTTTTGCTTACTTAAACGCTTCATTTAATTAGATTTTGGAGCTTTAGTTATGTCATAATGCACAGCTTGTAATAATAATTGAAACCCAATGATGATGGTTAAAGTTACTAACATGATGGTTCCTGTAGGCGCAAAGATAGCTTTGGAGCTATAGTACCACCACGTATACAACCCATAGATAAATCCGAATAAAAATAATGGCAATCCAAATAATAAATAGATAGAAGACATATTAAAATCGTAAACAAAATACGATTTAACAATACGCTTAACAAAGGTTTTGAATAGTTTGGGTAAAAACACAAAAGGCATTTTCCAGACACTCATATTTGACTTTTCATCGCCATAAATGGCTGGCATAGGTACATCTTTTATTCTAACATCCTGAAAATACAACTCGGCAATTAAAGAGGTTTCAAAATAATATCGGTTAGCAATATTGTTAAAATCTAATTGCTTTAATGTAGATGTTTTAACTGCAAAAAAACCATTAGTTGGATCAAAATTATTCCAGTAACCAGTTGCTGCTTTTGTTAAAAATGATAGTCCTAAATTTCCTATTTTACGTACAGTAGGCATATTTTTTAAAGCTTTAAAATCTCTAAATCTATTACCTTTAGCATATTCTGCTTTGTCTTCTATTAACGGATTAATTAAAGCTTTTATGTAGCTGGTATCCATTTGATCATCCGCATCTACTTTAACAACAATATCAAATTGATCTTGTATAGCTTGTTTGAAGCCTGTCTTAGTTGCGCCTCCAACCCCTAAGTTTTTTTCATTTTTTAGATGTACTGATTTTTCAAAAGTCTCTAAAATAGAATTAGGAAGAGCCTCTTCTCCACAATCATCAACAATGTAAACTACATCAATAAATTCTGGCAATTTATGCAATACATCAGCAATATGTTTTGACGCATTGTAATAAGGTATAACAACTGCTATTTTATTTTGATTTAACATTAATAAAGTAATAACGTGGGACAATTAGCATAACCACAATTAATAAAAAGTAACCTAAAATAGTAAATAATGAACGGTAAATATATAAATGTTCTCCAAAAAATAAGGTAACTAGCATGGCTATTACCAATCCGCTTAACGCAGATTTTAAATATCTTACTCTACCAAATTTTAAAAACAAATAATTACTTAACCATTTAAAGTATAAAAACAAACCTACTAATCCCACTTCATTTATCAAACTTAAGTAAATATTATGCGCTGAAAATTGAATGAGCAATCTATTATTTAATCCAATACCAAATGGCATAATCAATGGGTTTTCAATTAAATAATACAAATATCTTACGGATAATTCTTTTCTACCTGATCCTAAATCTTCATATAATTCGCCAACATTTAAATTCTGTCCTGTAAAAATCCCTGGATCTGATACTTTATTTACAACCCTATTTTCAATGGTTTCGGTAATGGTTTCAATTAATTCTAAATTTAAAAAAAACGCAATAATAATTCCTATTGATATAACAATTGAAAGACCAAAAAACTTTTTAGTACTAGAAATAAATAAGTAACAAACAAATACAATTAACGCTAAATACGTAGTCCTAGAACCTGATACACCAATGGTAGCCAAACTAGTTAAGATGGTTATTATAATTAAAATACGATTGACCTTTAATTGCTGCTGCATTAATAAACCAATTGCAAACACTAGAGAAAACAACATATTCATCCCTAAATTAATTTTATTAGGACCTAATGCTCCAGATAAAAAACCTCCATATGCTTGTAGATAGACATCATTCCATAAAAAAGGAACTAAACCAGCATGTTGAGAAAATACTAATATAGCTTCTGCTATTGCTAGAATTAATATAAAGCTAGCTGCTCTTTTATAATTGAATCGGTTTCTTATATACATAGCCATTAACACTGCAGTGTAAAAGAAAATAAGTAAATGATAATAATACAGACAGGTTTGTACAAACCATAGAGGTCTGCCTTTATATATACTAAAAGCTGCATTAAAAATTAATGTAAATCCAGCCCACAATATAAATGTGTTGAGATATTTAAAATAAGTTTTAGATTTAATATAAACAGTAAATAACTTTAAATTATTAAAGACAATAAACAATATAACAACACCTGTCATATCATATAATCTCAACTCATTATCACCAGTTAAACTGTATTTAAGAGCTGGTAAATTATAAAAATAAGAGATGACCATTAAAGCCAATGCTAATTTTACATAAAGTGACTTAAATAAGTTTTCTATTTTTTTATTAATGTATTCTGTTTGTGTCATTAAACTAAAATAGATTGGTAGATAGCTTTTATTGTTTTAATTGTTGAAGTTTCAGAAAATTGATGCGCTACTTTATGATGAAATGTATTTCCAGCTAATTTAGCTTTTTCAGGATTATATATGTAATCTAATAACGCTTTTTCCATCTCTAAGCTATTTTCAGAAGGTATTAATTGACCTTCTGTACGCTCTGAAATTACCAAATTACAATCGCCTACATGTGTTGCAATAACTGGTAAACCTGCTAAACCATATTCCAATAGAGCCAAAGGTAAGCCTTCAGATTTTGAGGATAAAATACCTATACTACACTGCGACAATATAGCAGATATATCTGGACAACTCCCATAAACAAAAACATTTTGTTCTAATTTATTGTCTTTGATATAATTAAACACAGATTTAGAATACTCATCCTTAAAATCATGTCCCACCAAATGTAAAGTCCAATCTGGATGTTCATTTAGAACTACTTTGAAAGCCTTTAGTAAATTTAAATGGTCTTTTTGAGGACGTAAGTTAGCTAAACATACTATGCGTTTACCAAACTCTCCTTTTAAGTTAGTGGTGGAAGTTAATTCATTTTTAACAGCAAAATTTGGTAAATAGCTAACCGACTTCACCTTTAAATTATTTTTTGCCCAAGCTTCTAATTTAGAATTCACACTAAAAACATGATTAAAAAAATAAGAACATATTTTTAATATGCCTTGTGAACGTTGATCTAAAAATTCACTTTTCCCATAATGATCATGCCAAACTAGTTTTAGTTTTGGTTTTAAAATTTTAATAATAGTCGCTAAAAAATAAGACGTAGAATGCGCATGAATTACAGTAATTTGATGTTGATTTACAAAACGAAGTAAACGTCTTGTAGCTTTGATATCTAAAGTGTTCTGTTTATTTAAAAATAGATATTCAACTTCATTTTTGATACTTGATTGTAATAAACCTTCAGCTCTTGTGGCACATAAAAATGACCCTTCAATCTCATCTACTAAAGCATTAGCAAAATTAACTGCTACTCGTTCTGCTCCACCAGCTTCTAAAGAATCAATAAGTTGCAATACTTTCATTTATGCGACAATTAGTTTTTTAATTTCCGCCTCAAAAGCATCTAAAGTATAATCTTGAGACCAATTGGATGCTAATTTAGACATTTGCTGTAATTGTTCTTTAGATTGTAAATGAGTTTCTATTTTTGATATAGCATCTGTTATACTAGGTTCAATCAAAATCCCTCGTTTACCATAATCTAACATATTTGGCACGCAAGATATAGGTGTTGCAATGGGTATGACTCCAAAAAACATAGCTTCAGCTAAAGCTTTTGGCCAACCTTCAGATTGAGAGGCTAATATGGTGAAATGTGCCGATTGCAATGCAGTTTTAACGGTTTCGCTAGTTTGATTTCCGTGTAAACGAATATATTCTGATAAATTATTATCAGATATATATTGTTGTAACTCTTCTTTTAAAATACCGTCTCCATACAGATCTAAAGTTATAGCATAGCCTTTCTGTTTTAAAGCTTCTACAATTTGAATAGCCAGCAAAGGTCGTTTTCCACTAACCAAACTACCAACAAACACAAAGTGTAATTGTGCTGAATAATCTCTTTGTAATGCTATTAGTCGATCTTCATTTTTAAAAGTTGCTGTAAAAAAAGGTTTAATATTTTTGGTTTGATTGTACCAATGTCCATAAACAATTGCAGTCATATTTTTAGTCCATCGTGTACTAGATAATATTTTTTTTTGAATGCGGTAACTTAATGGTTGTACTGCATGTGGATCCCAATTCCCAGCATATTTTGCTGTTTTTATTTTTTTTGGAAATAACATCTGAACCACACACCCTAACAACCCAATATTACTTGGACAACGTAAGTGAATATGATCTGCACGACGACAGGCTTGATATAATTTATACAGAATAAATGGTAAGGATAACAAAGACAGTAATGACCTACCAAACGTTACAAATGCAATGGAAGGAATTTCTGTTAAGGTTATGTTTTTGTGTTGATAAGCAATATCAATATCTGTAATGGGTTGATTGGTTTTTGGTGCCACAATCTCCACGTCATTAACATATTTTAACCACAAATTCATTTCGCGCACGTATGGTGCGTAAGCAAACCATTGCTGATTTTGGGACTTGTGTAAAACATGTGTGATGATTAAAAATCGCATTATTGAATTTTGGGTTTGTTAAAGATAAGCGAAAGCCAGCCCATTTTACGACCTGCAGTTTCTGTAAAGGCTTTTAATTTGTCTTTAGAGGTAAAGATATTTGTAAATCTGATGGTCATCAGCAACAACTCGGTAGCATGAAATTTAAATCGTGCCTTTAAACTTGGATTAGGGTATTTTACTCGCCAAACATACCAGCTATTTCTAACTACCATTTTACCATAGTTGTATTGATTAGGACGTCCAGAACCATCATGATAATGAGCTAATCTAGCATTTGTATTAATATATAACGCTCCTATTTTAGCCAATCTAATAGAGAAGTCTGCATCTTCATACAAACCATAACCTTCAAAATACGTTGAAAATGATAGTTGATCAAACACTTCCCTTTTATAGCTAGACACGCCTCCCATAATTTGCTCAACTTCATAAATTTTTCCAGAAGGTGGCAAAAAACTTACCGAGCGTCCATGAGCAAACGTAGGTAAAAAACCAGGTTTGGCATCTGGCTGTAATCCAAAAACACGTCTTATTTTAAAACGAGAAGGCTCATTACGCATCCAACCATCATAATAAAATTTTGAAGGATTGTTTTTATGATTCGATGCTTCCCAATCGACTTCGTTGGTAATGCAACCTCCTACTGCCAATGCGTTTGGATGTGTAGTATAAGTAGATAATAAATGTTTAAAATAATCTGCTTCTAAAACGACATCGTCATCTAAAAAACAAATAATAGCGCTATTTTTATCAACTTTACTAATTCCAAAATTACGTTGTTTAGTTAACCCTCTATTGCTGTCATCAACTTTAAAATAGCTAAGATTATTAAATGTTTTCTCTTTTAATACAACTTCAGTAGCATTATTTGTAGAACCATCAATAATTAAAATATCATTAGGATAGAGTGTTTGCAAAGCTACCGACTCTAAAAGCGTTACAATCGCTTTTGGTCGCATGTAGGTGCAAATGACTAATGAAAAAGACAAATTCATTATTGTTGTTTGGTTTTAAACTGGTTGTAAATTTCTAAAAAATAAGGTTCTCTACGTAATGTATTTAACCACAAGTCTCTATTAGAGGTTTGTAAATTTTCAAATGCGACTTCTGTTAATGAATTATGAAATTCTAAAATTTGCTCTGCAATGGGCACATTACCCTTCTCTTCTATGATTAAACAATGTTTAGACCAATCTATTTTAGTAGATAAAGGTAAACGACAATCTGTATTTATTAAAATCGGGATACGTCCTACTGCTAAGGTCTCGTAAAAACGTACTGAAAAATTACCGACACCTCTTAAACAAAAAGTATAAGCATTATTAAACATATTGTCGTAAAACTGTTTTGAACTTTCCTTTTGGGTTAATTCAGTTTGTAAACCTGCTCTATATTGGTGACGTAAAA is a window of Olleya sp. YS DNA encoding:
- a CDS encoding glycosyltransferase family 4 protein, whose product is MRFLIITHVLHKSQNQQWFAYAPYVREMNLWLKYVNDVEIVAPKTNQPITDIDIAYQHKNITLTEIPSIAFVTFGRSLLSLLSLPFILYKLYQACRRADHIHLRCPSNIGLLGCVVQMLFPKKIKTAKYAGNWDPHAVQPLSYRIQKKILSSTRWTKNMTAIVYGHWYNQTKNIKPFFTATFKNEDRLIALQRDYSAQLHFVFVGSLVSGKRPLLAIQIVEALKQKGYAITLDLYGDGILKEELQQYISDNNLSEYIRLHGNQTSETVKTALQSAHFTILASQSEGWPKALAEAMFFGVIPIATPISCVPNMLDYGKRGILIEPSITDAISKIETHLQSKEQLQQMSKLASNWSQDYTLDAFEAEIKKLIVA
- a CDS encoding glycosyltransferase, yielding MNLSFSLVICTYMRPKAIVTLLESVALQTLYPNDILIIDGSTNNATEVVLKEKTFNNLSYFKVDDSNRGLTKQRNFGISKVDKNSAIICFLDDDVVLEADYFKHLLSTYTTHPNALAVGGCITNEVDWEASNHKNNPSKFYYDGWMRNEPSRFKIRRVFGLQPDAKPGFLPTFAHGRSVSFLPPSGKIYEVEQIMGGVSSYKREVFDQLSFSTYFEGYGLYEDADFSIRLAKIGALYINTNARLAHYHDGSGRPNQYNYGKMVVRNSWYVWRVKYPNPSLKARFKFHATELLLMTIRFTNIFTSKDKLKAFTETAGRKMGWLSLIFNKPKIQ
- a CDS encoding glycosyltransferase produces the protein MKHLVYIGNKLSKKGKTATTIDTLGKGLEAAGFEVTYASSYSNIILRFLDMLWTVFQKRKTTDYVLIDTYSTLNFFYAYAVSKLCQWLNLKYIPILHGGNLPKRLKNNPKLSASIFNKSYINISPSDFIKSEFETFGYFNVSVIPNSISINNYSFTERSMDKVDLLWVRSFSNLYNPKLAVTILFQLKKIYPKATLCMVGPDNDGSLKTTKAYADQLGIDVTFTGKLTKKEWVALSTNYSVFINTTNFDNTPVSVIEAMALGLPIVSTNVGGLPYLIEHNSEGILVNPNHPEAFVDAIKQYKNNTVFRTSVIKQARLKAESFDWKHIKQQWLTTLK
- a CDS encoding O-antigen ligase family protein, with the protein product MTQTEYINKKIENLFKSLYVKLALALMVISYFYNLPALKYSLTGDNELRLYDMTGVVILFIVFNNLKLFTVYIKSKTYFKYLNTFILWAGFTLIFNAAFSIYKGRPLWFVQTCLYYYHLLIFFYTAVLMAMYIRNRFNYKRAASFILILAIAEAILVFSQHAGLVPFLWNDVYLQAYGGFLSGALGPNKINLGMNMLFSLVFAIGLLMQQQLKVNRILIIITILTSLATIGVSGSRTTYLALIVFVCYLFISSTKKFFGLSIVISIGIIIAFFLNLELIETITETIENRVVNKVSDPGIFTGQNLNVGELYEDLGSGRKELSVRYLYYLIENPLIMPFGIGLNNRLLIQFSAHNIYLSLINEVGLVGLFLYFKWLSNYLFLKFGRVRYLKSALSGLVIAMLVTLFFGEHLYIYRSLFTILGYFLLIVVMLIVPRYYFINVKSK
- a CDS encoding glycosyltransferase family 2 protein, whose product is MLNQNKIAVVIPYYNASKHIADVLHKLPEFIDVVYIVDDCGEEALPNSILETFEKSVHLKNEKNLGVGGATKTGFKQAIQDQFDIVVKVDADDQMDTSYIKALINPLIEDKAEYAKGNRFRDFKALKNMPTVRKIGNLGLSFLTKAATGYWNNFDPTNGFFAVKTSTLKQLDFNNIANRYYFETSLIAELYFQDVRIKDVPMPAIYGDEKSNMSVWKMPFVFLPKLFKTFVKRIVKSYFVYDFNMSSIYLLFGLPLFLFGFIYGLYTWWYYSSKAIFAPTGTIMLVTLTIIIGFQLLLQAVHYDITKAPKSN
- a CDS encoding glycosyltransferase, which encodes MKVLQLIDSLEAGGAERVAVNFANALVDEIEGSFLCATRAEGLLQSSIKNEVEYLFLNKQNTLDIKATRRLLRFVNQHQITVIHAHSTSYFLATIIKILKPKLKLVWHDHYGKSEFLDQRSQGILKICSYFFNHVFSVNSKLEAWAKNNLKVKSVSYLPNFAVKNELTSTTNLKGEFGKRIVCLANLRPQKDHLNLLKAFKVVLNEHPDWTLHLVGHDFKDEYSKSVFNYIKDNKLEQNVFVYGSCPDISAILSQCSIGILSSKSEGLPLALLEYGLAGLPVIATHVGDCNLVISERTEGQLIPSENSLEMEKALLDYIYNPEKAKLAGNTFHHKVAHQFSETSTIKTIKAIYQSILV